A genomic stretch from Xenopus laevis strain J_2021 chromosome 6S, Xenopus_laevis_v10.1, whole genome shotgun sequence includes:
- the eaf1.S gene encoding ELL-associated factor 1 isoform X2: MNGTPPPPPLDREEHVLRLDDFKPASIDTSCEGELQVGKGDEVTITLPHIPGSTPPMTVFKGNKRPYQKDCVLIINHDTGEYVLEKLSSSIQVKKTRAEGSSKIQARIEQQAARASQPTPQFKAPSKVAAGPKTSPLKDHPSPEPQLDDIKRELRAEVEIIEQMSSSSSSSESGSTSGSDDDSSSSGEEETQESPSQQLPPQQYNSRIPVSNGSSRSQGTNQLMNTLRNDLQLSESGSDSDD, encoded by the exons ATGAACGGAACTCCGCCCCCTCCACCGCTGGACCGAGAGGAGCACGTCCTTCGTCTCG atgatTTCAAGCCAGCATCCATAGACACTTCTTGCGAGGGGGAACTTCAGGTTGGCAAAGGAGATGAAGTAACAATTACCTTGCCACATATCCCT GGTTCTACACCTCCCATGACGGTATTTAAAGGAAACAAACGTCCTTACCAAAAGGACTGTGTGCTGATCATTAACCATGACACAGGGGAATATGTGCTGGAAAAACTGAGCAGCAGCATTCAAGTAAAGAAAACCAG AGCTGAGGGCAGCAGTAAGATCCAAGCACGTATTGAACAGCAGGCTGCCCGTGCTTCTCAACCCACACCTCAGTTTAAAGCACCTTCCAAAGTAGCTGCTGGGCCTAAAACATCTCCATTGAAAGATCATCCTTCTCCTGAACCACAGCTTGATGACATTAAAAGAG AACTGAGGGCAGAGGTAGAGATTATAGAGCAgatgagcagcagcagcagttctTCTGAGTCTGGGAGCACCTCTGGGAGTGACGATGACAGCTCTAGCAGTGGTGAAGAAGAAACACAGGAATCTCCATCTCAACAGCTGCCACCTCAACAATATAACAGCAGGATACCTGTTTCTAATGGCAGCAGTAGGTCACAAGGAACAAATCAACTAATGAACACACTCA GAAATGACCTTCAGTTAAGTGAATCAGGAAGTGACAGTGATGACTAA
- the mettl6.S gene encoding tRNA N(3)-methylcytidine methyltransferase METTL6, translating into MASKTEENTHESCEKESSELWSEPLSQRKENELRLLTFEEAEKLQNDRDLVSEFKQLKLEREAQKNWDLFYKRNSTNFFKDRHWTTREFEELKACRETEQQRLIILEAGCGVGNCLFPLLEEDPSLFVYACDFSPRAVDFVKQNPSYNAETCKAFQCDLTKDDLTGNIPANSVDVSTLIFVLSAVHPDKMHLVLQNIHKVLKPGACVLFRDYGLYDHAMLRFKPGSKLGENFYVRQDGTRSFFFTKDYLQCLFKNTGFEEMSNEYVLRETVNKKEDLCVPRVFIQSKFCKPNKQC; encoded by the exons ATGGCCTCTAAAACAGAAGAAAACACGCATGAAAGTTGTGaaaaagaaagctctgaattgtggtCTGAACCCTTATCCCAGAGGAAGGAAAATGAATTGAGACTTCTTACCTTTGAAGAGGCTGAGAAACTGCAAAATGATAGAGATCTTGTTTCAGAGTTCAAACAGCTGAAATTGGAAAGAGAGGCACAGAAAAACTGGGACCTGTTTTACAAGAGGAACAGTACTAATTTCTTCAAGGACCGTCACTGGACAACAAGGGAATTTGAAGAACTCAAAGCCTGTAGGGag aCTGAGCAGCAGAGACTGATCATCTTGGAAGCAGGATGTGGTGTTGGTAACTGTTTATTTCCACTTCTAGAAGAAGATCCCAGCCTTTTTGTCTATGCTTGTGATTTCTCACCTCGTGCTGTGGACTTTGTCAag CAAAACCCATCTTACAATGCTGAGACATGCAAAGCGTTTCAATGTGATCTGACCAAGGATGACCTAACAGGCAATATCCCTGCAAACAGTGTGGATGTTTCTACCTTAATCTTTGTGCTTTCAGCAGTCCATCCTGACAAAATGCATCTTGTTCTACAGAACATTCATAAG GTGCTGAAACCAGGAGCATGCGTTTTATTTAGAGATTATGGACTGTATGATCATGCAATGTTGCGCTTTAAACCCGGAAGTAAATTGGGCGAAAACTTCTATGTCAGACAAGATGGGACAAGATCTTTCTTCTTTACTAAAG ACTATTTGCAGTGCCTTTTTAAGAACACTGGTTTTGAAGAAATGTCAAATGAGTATGTACTTCGGGAGACCGTAAACAAAAAGGAAGACCTCTGTGTTCCAAGGGTTTTTATCCAGAGCAAATTTTGTAAACCTAATAAACAATGTTAA
- the eaf1.S gene encoding ELL-associated factor 1 isoform X1 → MNGTPPPPPLDREEHVLRLGESFEKRPRSSFHTVRYDFKPASIDTSCEGELQVGKGDEVTITLPHIPGSTPPMTVFKGNKRPYQKDCVLIINHDTGEYVLEKLSSSIQVKKTRAEGSSKIQARIEQQAARASQPTPQFKAPSKVAAGPKTSPLKDHPSPEPQLDDIKRELRAEVEIIEQMSSSSSSSESGSTSGSDDDSSSSGEEETQESPSQQLPPQQYNSRIPVSNGSSRSQGTNQLMNTLRNDLQLSESGSDSDD, encoded by the exons ATGAACGGAACTCCGCCCCCTCCACCGCTGGACCGAGAGGAGCACGTCCTTCGTCTCGGTGAGAGCTTCGAAAAGAGGCCGCGTTCCTCTTTTCACACAGTACGCT atgatTTCAAGCCAGCATCCATAGACACTTCTTGCGAGGGGGAACTTCAGGTTGGCAAAGGAGATGAAGTAACAATTACCTTGCCACATATCCCT GGTTCTACACCTCCCATGACGGTATTTAAAGGAAACAAACGTCCTTACCAAAAGGACTGTGTGCTGATCATTAACCATGACACAGGGGAATATGTGCTGGAAAAACTGAGCAGCAGCATTCAAGTAAAGAAAACCAG AGCTGAGGGCAGCAGTAAGATCCAAGCACGTATTGAACAGCAGGCTGCCCGTGCTTCTCAACCCACACCTCAGTTTAAAGCACCTTCCAAAGTAGCTGCTGGGCCTAAAACATCTCCATTGAAAGATCATCCTTCTCCTGAACCACAGCTTGATGACATTAAAAGAG AACTGAGGGCAGAGGTAGAGATTATAGAGCAgatgagcagcagcagcagttctTCTGAGTCTGGGAGCACCTCTGGGAGTGACGATGACAGCTCTAGCAGTGGTGAAGAAGAAACACAGGAATCTCCATCTCAACAGCTGCCACCTCAACAATATAACAGCAGGATACCTGTTTCTAATGGCAGCAGTAGGTCACAAGGAACAAATCAACTAATGAACACACTCA GAAATGACCTTCAGTTAAGTGAATCAGGAAGTGACAGTGATGACTAA